From the genome of Cedecea lapagei, one region includes:
- a CDS encoding ATP-dependent nuclease, with amino-acid sequence MPVKIAKIEISNFRSIQKIVIDSSRLQIIVGNNDAGKSNILRALNLFFNGETNPREYFDFSTDYNIYTAGKESKKAREVKIKLLLEIPASYQATNGNVIEWTKSWRTNGFYDEKIVGIKSVSGPRGGRSNERIDIPSRSNIRQLLNNVKYVYVPAIKDREYISNLRSEIYFVVNEVFNENFNDSSRAFESSIAENLQELTMEISESLGFKSALSLPRDLSSLFGNLDFLNDMKISLNERGDGVKARHIPLILKYIAEKTKTLQARGNPPYTFIWGYEEPENNLELTTAIKLAIQFKSFVPEPISQLFITTHSPAFYNLSKDNESVNCVFIEKDSTDVTSCDSDFELLDDRMGVMELLSPYIDEVKSRIENIETVSQLGDKKAVIYVEGISDKIILEKAMSVYAPEHVNNIEIITKDFSAGTNYVCDMLKAYFHMRKHHPDKFKCVGLVDADEDGRKVRIELGGIQDLGRSVKCFLLPLAPDVIKAKKEGFNIPGVLESNYPIEIWQEELKNGKLVKRDRVFDILHEENLNKLIQSSISLEGLLAGKSYGIKVEYIIPKDRKIKLANKISQMSNDESKVFLGYLEGVIKDINAYLFP; translated from the coding sequence ATGCCTGTAAAAATTGCTAAAATAGAAATTTCAAACTTTCGTTCCATACAGAAAATTGTTATCGATAGTTCTAGGTTACAGATAATTGTAGGCAATAATGATGCTGGTAAATCAAATATTCTCAGAGCGTTAAATTTATTTTTTAATGGCGAGACGAATCCAAGAGAATATTTCGATTTTTCAACTGATTATAATATATACACAGCAGGTAAGGAATCAAAAAAAGCTCGTGAGGTAAAAATAAAATTACTTCTTGAGATCCCAGCAAGTTATCAAGCGACAAATGGCAATGTTATTGAATGGACTAAGTCATGGCGCACAAATGGTTTTTATGATGAAAAAATAGTTGGAATTAAATCTGTCAGTGGTCCTAGAGGTGGCAGGAGTAATGAAAGAATAGATATACCTTCTCGATCAAATATAAGACAGCTTCTTAATAATGTTAAATATGTATATGTTCCAGCAATTAAAGACAGGGAGTATATATCAAATCTTAGAAGCGAAATTTATTTTGTGGTCAATGAGGTTTTCAACGAAAACTTTAATGACTCTAGCAGGGCATTTGAAAGTAGCATTGCTGAGAACCTTCAGGAACTAACTATGGAAATTAGCGAGTCTCTTGGTTTTAAATCTGCACTATCACTGCCGCGGGATTTGAGTAGTTTATTTGGGAACTTGGATTTTTTGAATGATATGAAGATTTCTCTTAATGAGCGAGGAGATGGTGTTAAAGCTCGACATATACCTCTAATATTAAAATACATAGCTGAAAAAACGAAAACCTTACAGGCAAGAGGCAATCCACCATATACATTCATTTGGGGCTATGAAGAGCCAGAAAATAATCTCGAACTAACTACTGCGATAAAGCTAGCTATTCAATTTAAGAGCTTCGTACCTGAACCAATATCTCAGTTATTCATTACAACACATTCTCCTGCCTTTTATAATCTATCGAAAGATAATGAAAGTGTTAATTGTGTTTTTATTGAGAAAGATAGTACTGATGTTACTTCTTGTGATAGTGACTTCGAATTGTTGGATGATCGAATGGGAGTAATGGAATTACTTTCTCCTTATATAGATGAAGTGAAGTCTCGTATTGAGAATATTGAGACTGTAAGCCAGCTTGGTGATAAAAAAGCAGTTATTTATGTTGAAGGTATTAGTGATAAAATTATCCTTGAAAAAGCAATGAGTGTTTATGCTCCTGAGCATGTTAATAATATTGAGATAATAACAAAAGATTTCAGTGCGGGAACCAATTATGTATGTGATATGCTTAAAGCATATTTCCATATGCGCAAGCATCATCCAGATAAATTTAAATGTGTTGGGTTAGTTGACGCTGATGAAGATGGTAGGAAAGTAAGGATTGAGCTCGGTGGAATTCAAGATCTAGGAAGGTCGGTTAAATGTTTTCTATTGCCATTGGCACCAGATGTTATTAAGGCTAAAAAAGAAGGGTTTAATATTCCGGGGGTTTTAGAAAGTAATTACCCTATAGAAATCTGGCAGGAAGAATTGAAAAATGGAAAGCTGGTAAAGAGAGATAGAGTTTTTGATATCTTACATGAGGAAAATTTAAATAAGTTGATTCAATCTTCTATTTCATTAGAAGGTCTATTAGCAGGTAAATCATATGGTATAAAGGTTGAGTATATAATACCTAAAGATAGAAAGATTAAACTCGCTAACAAAATTTCCCAAATGAGTAATGATGAATCCAAGGTTTTTTTAGGATACTTAGAGGGTGTAATCAAGGATATAAATGCATACCTTTTCCCTTAG
- a CDS encoding mechanosensitive ion channel family protein, with the protein MQELISALEQYGIEPNHTTSLIVIFGIIFLTALVVHFILHGIVLRAFEKRAKSSSSLSLQIITQNKLFQRLAFLLQGIIVNVQAVLWLQKGSDAAVILTTCAQLWVMLYALMSFFSLLDVIFGLSGRFSFASQLPLKGIFQGVKLLAAIVVGIMMVSLLIGKSPAILISGLGAMAAVLMLVFKDPILGLVAGIQLSANSMLKMGDWLEMPKYGADGAVIDIGLTTVKVRNWDNTITTIPTYALVSDAFKNWSGMSASGGRRIKRSVNIDTTSIRFLSQDEQEKLFKAKLLQPYMAERGKEISEYNQQNADDSVLNQRRMTNVGTFRAYLNEYLRNHPRIRKDMTLMVRQLAPESEGLPVEIYAFTNTVVWAEYESIQADIFDHIFAVVDEFGLRIHQTPTGNDMRAIAGAFER; encoded by the coding sequence ATGCAGGAATTGATATCCGCACTCGAGCAATACGGGATTGAACCCAATCACACCACTTCCCTGATCGTCATTTTCGGCATCATTTTTCTTACCGCGCTGGTCGTCCATTTTATTCTTCACGGCATAGTGCTACGGGCTTTTGAGAAGCGCGCGAAGTCCAGCTCCAGCCTCTCGCTGCAGATTATCACCCAGAACAAGCTGTTCCAGCGGCTGGCCTTTCTGCTGCAGGGCATCATCGTTAACGTTCAGGCGGTACTGTGGCTGCAAAAAGGCAGCGACGCGGCGGTCATTCTCACCACCTGCGCCCAGCTATGGGTCATGCTCTACGCGCTGATGTCCTTCTTCTCATTGCTGGACGTGATTTTCGGGCTGTCGGGGAGATTCTCTTTCGCCTCCCAGCTGCCGCTGAAAGGTATTTTCCAGGGCGTGAAGCTGCTGGCCGCCATTGTCGTCGGCATCATGATGGTTTCGCTGCTTATCGGTAAATCTCCGGCGATCCTGATAAGCGGCCTGGGTGCGATGGCCGCCGTGTTGATGTTGGTGTTCAAAGATCCGATTCTCGGCCTGGTTGCCGGGATCCAGCTCTCTGCCAACAGCATGCTGAAGATGGGCGACTGGCTGGAAATGCCGAAGTATGGCGCAGACGGCGCGGTTATCGACATCGGCCTGACAACGGTGAAAGTCCGTAACTGGGACAACACCATTACCACCATTCCAACCTATGCCCTGGTGTCTGACGCCTTTAAAAACTGGAGCGGCATGTCGGCCTCCGGCGGTCGCCGCATCAAGCGCAGCGTGAACATCGACACCACCAGCATTCGTTTCTTATCGCAGGACGAACAGGAGAAGCTTTTCAAAGCGAAGCTGCTGCAGCCCTATATGGCGGAGCGTGGGAAAGAGATTAGCGAGTATAACCAGCAGAACGCCGACGACTCAGTGCTGAACCAGCGCCGAATGACCAACGTTGGCACCTTCCGGGCCTACCTGAATGAGTACCTCCGCAACCATCCGCGCATTCGCAAAGACATGACGCTGATGGTGCGCCAGCTTGCCCCTGAAAGCGAAGGGCTGCCGGTAGAAATTTATGCCTTCACCAACACCGTGGTGTGGGCGGAGTATGAAAGCATTCAGGCCGACATCTTCGACCATATTTTTGCCGTGGTGGACGAGTTTGGGCTGCGTATTCACCAGACGCCAACCGGCAACGATATGCGTGCCATTGCAGGGGCTTTCGAGCGTTAA
- a CDS encoding EmmdR/YeeO family multidrug/toxin efflux MATE transporter, whose protein sequence is MNLHAVLRQTVAKTPWYAKRKSYRVLFWREITPLAVPIFLENTCVLLMGVLSTFLVSWLGKEAMAGVGLADSFNMVIMAFFAAIDLGTTVVVAFSFGRLDPERARAAARQSLILMTIVSFIMAAGIHLAGTHIIDVIAGNATPQVKALALSYLQTTVWSYPAAAIALIGSGALRGAGNTKIPLLINGGMNILNIIISSILIYGIFGWGGLGFVGAGLGLTISRYIGAAGIIFVLMIGFNPALRISLKSYFTPLNWAILWEVLGIGIPASVESVLFNGGKLLTQMFVAGMGTNVIAGNFIAFSVASLINLPGNALGSASTIIVGRRLGKGQIGQAERQLRHTFWLATFGLTVLAWGTAPFAGLFASFYTSEDDVKEVVKVLLWMNAAFMPIWAASWVLPAGLKGARDARYAMWVSMAGMWGCRVVAGYTLGIVLGMGVVGVWLGMFGDWAVRGACFYWRMVSGRWLKKYPRPPKEPLTAPE, encoded by the coding sequence TTGAACTTACATGCAGTCCTTCGCCAGACCGTGGCGAAAACGCCGTGGTACGCCAAACGCAAGAGCTACCGGGTGCTGTTCTGGCGAGAGATAACGCCGCTGGCGGTGCCTATCTTCCTCGAAAACACCTGCGTGCTGCTGATGGGCGTGCTGAGTACCTTCCTCGTCAGCTGGTTAGGGAAAGAGGCGATGGCGGGCGTTGGGCTTGCCGACAGCTTTAACATGGTGATTATGGCGTTCTTCGCCGCTATCGACCTCGGCACCACGGTGGTGGTGGCGTTCAGCTTCGGCAGGCTTGATCCGGAGCGGGCGAGGGCGGCGGCCAGGCAGTCGCTGATCCTGATGACCATCGTGTCGTTTATTATGGCCGCAGGCATTCACCTGGCGGGCACGCACATCATCGATGTGATTGCCGGGAACGCTACGCCGCAGGTCAAAGCCCTCGCGCTGTCTTACCTGCAAACCACCGTCTGGAGCTACCCGGCAGCGGCGATTGCGCTTATCGGCAGCGGCGCGCTGCGCGGGGCGGGGAACACCAAAATCCCGCTGCTGATTAACGGCGGCATGAACATCCTCAATATCATCATCAGCAGCATCCTTATCTACGGCATCTTTGGCTGGGGCGGGCTGGGCTTCGTCGGCGCGGGGCTGGGGCTGACCATTTCCCGATACATCGGTGCGGCGGGCATTATCTTCGTGCTGATGATTGGCTTTAACCCGGCCCTGCGCATCTCGCTGAAAAGCTACTTTACGCCGCTCAACTGGGCGATTTTGTGGGAAGTGCTCGGCATCGGCATTCCGGCCAGCGTCGAATCGGTGCTGTTCAACGGCGGCAAGCTGCTGACGCAGATGTTCGTTGCCGGGATGGGCACCAACGTGATTGCCGGGAACTTTATTGCCTTCTCTGTCGCCTCGCTGATTAACCTGCCGGGTAACGCCCTCGGGTCGGCGTCAACGATCATCGTCGGCAGGCGGCTGGGGAAAGGGCAAATCGGTCAGGCCGAGCGCCAGCTGCGCCACACGTTCTGGCTCGCCACCTTTGGCCTGACGGTTCTCGCCTGGGGAACCGCGCCGTTCGCCGGACTGTTCGCCTCGTTCTATACCAGCGAAGATGATGTTAAAGAGGTGGTTAAAGTCCTGCTGTGGATGAACGCCGCCTTTATGCCTATCTGGGCCGCCTCCTGGGTACTGCCCGCCGGGCTGAAGGGCGCACGCGATGCCCGCTATGCGATGTGGGTGTCGATGGCGGGGATGTGGGGCTGCCGCGTGGTTGCCGGTTACACGCTGGGGATTGTGCTCGGGATGGGCGTGGTCGGCGTCTGGCTTGGGATGTTTGGCGACTGGGCGGTGCGCGGGGCGTGCTTCTACTGGCGAATGGTCAGCGGCCGCTGGCTAAAAAAATACCCGCGACCGCCGAAGGAACCGCTTACGGCTCCCGAGTAA
- a CDS encoding helix-turn-helix domain-containing protein yields the protein MPSIYSEEYQLVIKSLRDARVKRGITQQQLAQAMGRPQSFIAKIESGERRLDVIEFAHVAQLLGVEPAPLLESVMGKLEML from the coding sequence ATGCCTTCAATTTATTCAGAAGAATATCAGTTAGTTATCAAATCACTGCGTGATGCGCGAGTTAAAAGAGGGATAACCCAGCAGCAATTGGCTCAGGCGATGGGTCGCCCTCAGTCATTTATAGCCAAGATAGAAAGTGGTGAAAGAAGACTGGATGTGATCGAATTTGCTCATGTGGCGCAATTGCTGGGCGTTGAGCCTGCGCCATTGTTGGAGAGTGTTATGGGGAAATTGGAGATGCTTTGA
- a CDS encoding YdgH/BhsA/McbA family protein — protein sequence MMRKLITSALTLTVLTALTGTAFAATEVQQPGTGQSVGSVSTSGATTLDQAINQLSDKADKAGASSFKVTSAGGQNKLYATAELFK from the coding sequence ATGATGCGCAAACTGATTACCTCCGCCCTGACTCTGACCGTACTTACCGCCCTTACCGGCACGGCTTTTGCCGCCACCGAAGTTCAGCAACCTGGGACCGGGCAAAGCGTTGGCTCTGTTTCAACCAGCGGCGCAACCACGCTTGATCAGGCTATAAATCAGTTGTCTGATAAAGCCGACAAAGCCGGAGCAAGTTCGTTTAAAGTGACGTCCGCAGGCGGGCAAAATAAGCTTTATGCCACTGCAGAATTATTCAAATAA
- a CDS encoding DNA alkylation repair protein has protein sequence MSESVENQNAFKHAFNHSLLQDIASLIALHYPAFNVDAFLKKAESLDKLEMKARVRVIRDALAAGLPQDYPAALGVVVSVLKENKLRGFAVWPFAEFIQFYGLGHPELSLDALKVVTVCFTSEWAVRPFIKQNPEETMRFLLKCAQDESVDIRRWASEGTRPRVPWGEKLHLFIKDPAGTRAILDALKFDPELYVRKSVANHLNDITKDHPDYVIQLLQSWQQQAKQSGSEDVKKVAWITRHSLRTLIKNGHPDALALIGVQHGADVALDAFSIKQKAIVLGENLEFKVSLRSTSDAPQSIVVDYVLHFMKANGSTAPKVFKLRAFELPARGSVTIEKKHAVKKITTRQYYPGVQRIEIQVNGKLLGGGEWELEV, from the coding sequence GTGAGTGAGTCCGTCGAAAACCAAAACGCGTTTAAGCATGCTTTTAATCATTCACTTTTGCAGGATATCGCGAGCTTAATCGCGCTGCATTACCCCGCCTTTAACGTTGACGCATTTCTAAAGAAAGCCGAGAGCCTGGACAAGCTGGAAATGAAAGCCAGAGTCCGGGTTATTCGCGACGCGCTGGCCGCCGGGCTGCCGCAGGACTACCCGGCGGCATTGGGCGTAGTGGTTTCGGTGTTAAAAGAGAACAAGCTGCGCGGCTTTGCCGTCTGGCCGTTTGCGGAGTTTATTCAGTTTTATGGCCTTGGGCACCCTGAGCTTTCCCTCGACGCCCTGAAGGTGGTCACCGTTTGTTTTACCTCCGAATGGGCGGTGCGGCCTTTTATCAAGCAGAATCCGGAAGAAACAATGCGCTTTCTGCTCAAATGTGCGCAGGACGAAAGCGTGGATATTCGCCGCTGGGCTTCGGAAGGCACACGCCCGCGAGTGCCCTGGGGCGAAAAGCTGCATCTGTTTATTAAAGACCCGGCGGGAACAAGAGCGATTCTGGACGCTCTTAAATTCGACCCGGAGCTTTACGTCAGAAAAAGCGTCGCCAACCACCTCAACGACATCACCAAAGACCATCCGGACTACGTAATTCAGCTCCTGCAAAGCTGGCAGCAGCAGGCGAAACAGTCCGGCAGTGAAGATGTAAAAAAAGTTGCGTGGATAACCCGCCACTCACTTCGCACCTTAATCAAGAATGGCCACCCGGATGCGCTGGCGCTGATCGGCGTGCAGCACGGCGCGGACGTCGCGCTGGATGCCTTCTCCATCAAACAAAAAGCCATTGTCCTGGGCGAAAACCTGGAGTTTAAGGTCAGCCTGCGTTCAACCAGCGACGCCCCGCAAAGCATCGTTGTGGATTACGTTCTCCACTTTATGAAGGCCAACGGCAGCACCGCCCCGAAGGTCTTCAAGCTCCGCGCGTTTGAACTCCCGGCCAGAGGCTCGGTAACGATAGAGAAAAAACACGCGGTGAAGAAAATCACCACCCGCCAGTATTATCCCGGCGTGCAGCGGATCGAGATCCAGGTCAACGGCAAGTTGCTTGGGGGAGGTGAGTGGGAGTTGGAGGTATAG
- the ldtA gene encoding L,D-transpeptidase, with protein MIRFSTLAFALAAVTQSALAVSYPLPPEGSRLVGAPVMVTVPEGNKEPLEHFAAQYGQGFSNMLEANPGVDPFLPKVGTQLVIPQQVILPDTVREGIVVNVAEMRLYYYPKDSNTVEILPIGIGQAGRETPRNWVTRVERKQDAPAWTPTPNTRREYAKEGKTLPAFVPPGPDNPMGLYAIYIGKLYAIHGTNANFGIGLRVSQGCIRLRNDDIKYLFDNVPVGTRVQLIDQPVKVTTEPDGKRWLEVHEPLSRNRAEFESDKKVPLPMTTVLRSATQAADVNAAVVSEALNRRSGMPVQINTATTETGRL; from the coding sequence ATGATTCGTTTCTCCACGCTGGCCTTTGCTCTGGCGGCGGTCACGCAGAGTGCGCTGGCCGTATCCTATCCTTTGCCGCCGGAAGGCAGCCGCCTGGTGGGCGCGCCTGTCATGGTTACCGTGCCGGAGGGCAACAAGGAGCCGCTCGAGCATTTTGCCGCCCAGTACGGACAGGGTTTCAGCAATATGCTGGAGGCTAATCCAGGCGTCGATCCATTCCTGCCAAAAGTCGGCACGCAGTTGGTTATCCCCCAGCAGGTTATTCTGCCGGACACCGTACGTGAGGGAATTGTGGTCAACGTGGCGGAAATGCGTCTTTACTACTATCCCAAGGACAGCAACACGGTAGAGATCCTGCCGATCGGCATCGGCCAGGCAGGGCGTGAAACGCCGCGCAACTGGGTGACACGCGTCGAGCGTAAGCAAGATGCTCCCGCATGGACTCCTACGCCGAACACTCGCCGCGAGTACGCCAAAGAGGGCAAAACGCTGCCAGCTTTTGTGCCGCCGGGGCCGGATAACCCGATGGGCCTGTACGCCATTTACATCGGCAAGCTGTACGCTATTCACGGCACTAACGCCAACTTTGGCATCGGCCTGCGCGTCAGCCAGGGCTGTATTCGCCTGCGCAATGACGATATCAAATATCTGTTCGACAACGTGCCAGTCGGCACGCGCGTTCAACTGATTGACCAGCCGGTGAAGGTCACCACCGAGCCGGATGGTAAACGCTGGCTGGAAGTTCATGAGCCGCTGTCGCGTAACCGAGCGGAATTTGAATCCGATAAGAAGGTTCCTCTGCCAATGACCACCGTGCTGCGCAGTGCAACTCAGGCGGCAGACGTGAATGCCGCCGTTGTCAGTGAAGCTCTGAACCGCCGCTCGGGTATGCCGGTGCAAATAAATACAGCCACCACGGAGACCGGGCGGCTGTAA
- a CDS encoding helix-turn-helix domain-containing protein: MNHEDWHPADIVAGMRKKGTSLAALSRKSGLASSTLANALSRPWPKGERLIAEELGIPPEQIWPSRYSANGCKRVERNKHKE, from the coding sequence ATGAATCATGAAGATTGGCACCCAGCAGACATCGTCGCAGGCATGAGGAAAAAGGGAACATCGTTGGCGGCGCTATCCAGAAAATCCGGGCTGGCATCATCGACTTTGGCAAATGCCCTAAGCAGGCCCTGGCCTAAAGGTGAAAGGTTAATTGCGGAAGAATTGGGTATACCGCCTGAGCAGATTTGGCCTTCACGCTATTCAGCAAATGGATGTAAAAGAGTCGAGAGAAACAAGCACAAGGAATAA
- a CDS encoding AMP nucleosidase: MNNDAVYPGLTPAEALEKLEELYENSVTALRDAIALYTQQGTLPDVDARSDGLFVYPELRVSWDGVPRGPKNTRSYARFTHSGSYTTTVTRPALFRSYLDEQLSLLCEDYGVHIEVGPSQHEIPYPYVIDGLNLDRTMSAGLTRHFPTTELAQIGDETADGLFHPTEAWPLSHFDARRVDFSLARLRHYTGTPVEHFQPFVLFTNYTRYVDEFVRWGCQQILDPDSPYIALSCAGGTWLTAETEAPEEAISDLAWKKHQMPAWHLIDKNGSGITLINIGVGPSNAKTICDHLAVLRPDAWLMIGHCGGLRESQQIGDYVLAHAYLRDDHVLDAVLPPDIPIPSIAEVQRALYDATKQVSGMPGEEVKQRLRTGTVVTTDDRNWELRYSASALRFNLSRAVAIDMESATIAAQGYRFRVPYGTLLCVSDKPLHGEIKLPGQANRFYEGAISEHLQIGIRAIDLLRAEGEKLHSRKLRTFNEPPFR, encoded by the coding sequence ATGAATAATGACGCTGTATATCCGGGCCTGACGCCTGCAGAGGCCCTGGAAAAGCTGGAAGAGCTTTATGAAAACTCGGTAACCGCGCTTCGCGACGCGATTGCCCTTTACACTCAACAGGGCACGCTGCCGGACGTTGATGCCCGTTCCGACGGGCTGTTTGTTTACCCGGAACTGCGCGTTAGCTGGGACGGCGTTCCCCGCGGCCCCAAAAACACCCGCTCCTACGCCCGCTTTACCCACTCCGGCAGCTATACCACCACGGTGACCCGCCCCGCGCTGTTTCGCAGCTACCTTGACGAGCAACTGAGCCTGCTGTGCGAGGACTATGGCGTCCACATTGAGGTTGGCCCTTCTCAGCACGAGATCCCTTACCCCTACGTGATTGACGGCCTGAACCTGGACCGCACCATGAGCGCTGGGCTGACGCGCCATTTCCCGACCACCGAGCTGGCGCAGATTGGCGATGAAACCGCTGACGGCCTGTTCCACCCAACGGAGGCCTGGCCGCTTTCCCACTTTGACGCCCGCCGCGTAGATTTCTCGCTGGCTCGTCTGCGCCACTACACCGGCACGCCGGTTGAGCACTTCCAGCCTTTCGTGCTGTTCACCAACTACACCCGCTACGTGGACGAATTTGTTCGCTGGGGCTGCCAGCAAATTCTTGACCCGGACAGCCCGTATATCGCCCTCTCCTGCGCCGGTGGCACCTGGCTTACCGCAGAAACAGAAGCCCCGGAAGAGGCGATTTCCGACCTGGCGTGGAAAAAACACCAGATGCCTGCCTGGCACCTGATCGACAAAAACGGCAGCGGCATTACGCTGATTAACATTGGCGTTGGCCCTTCTAACGCCAAAACCATCTGCGACCACCTTGCGGTGTTGCGCCCGGACGCCTGGCTGATGATCGGCCACTGCGGCGGGCTGCGTGAAAGCCAGCAGATTGGCGACTACGTGCTGGCGCACGCTTACCTGCGTGATGACCACGTGCTCGACGCGGTGCTGCCGCCGGACATCCCCATACCGAGCATCGCCGAAGTACAGCGTGCGCTTTACGACGCCACCAAACAGGTTAGCGGCATGCCGGGCGAGGAAGTTAAACAGCGTCTGCGCACCGGCACGGTGGTGACCACCGACGACCGTAACTGGGAGCTCCGCTATTCGGCCTCTGCGCTGCGCTTTAACCTCAGTCGGGCGGTCGCTATCGACATGGAAAGCGCCACCATTGCCGCCCAGGGTTATCGCTTCCGCGTACCTTACGGCACGTTGCTGTGCGTCTCCGACAAACCGTTGCACGGCGAAATCAAGCTACCGGGCCAGGCAAACCGCTTCTATGAAGGGGCTATTTCCGAGCACCTGCAGATTGGCATTCGCGCCATTGATTTGCTGCGTGCAGAAGGTGAGAAGCTGCATTCGCGCAAGCTGCGTACCTTCAACGAGCCGCCGTTCCGTTAA
- a CDS encoding porin: protein MKKSKLSILIGGVVLSTLSAGAHAEITVLEKNPQSNTLLAPLSLTVGGSIRPEWIFNNGPEPGYYKNGHDGGTRFRFGADYKLTQDTSLVGYYEWGVDLAHALSWDGHYNTDGKRDYQRQSYAGVKDDRYGTLTYGHQWGIYYSVIGVKSDVWDNDGHAGATGIGVKGDYDGANRPKNSIKYTNDFGPVKLYANYLLPEDETGIADNRAYRRNHGAGLGLDYNITKSFTFSAAYSETDATIKDSDFNQKGYHQQISGTALTWQPGNWYIVGTASYYKDFVPSTRENTVSHYFAGSGYGLESFVGYTFNIDKPFLKSIQPYVAADSLRLKGDEDFHANHVYLGAGTTIGYGLSVYLERTLASSSDGEPDSTWLTVFYDF from the coding sequence ATGAAGAAGTCAAAATTATCTATTTTGATTGGCGGCGTCGTGCTGTCAACGCTTTCCGCTGGCGCTCATGCGGAAATCACGGTATTAGAGAAAAATCCGCAGAGTAATACTTTGCTGGCACCGTTAAGTTTGACGGTGGGCGGTAGTATTCGTCCGGAGTGGATATTTAATAATGGTCCGGAGCCGGGTTATTATAAAAATGGTCACGACGGCGGCACACGTTTCCGCTTCGGTGCAGACTATAAGTTAACTCAGGATACATCGCTGGTAGGTTATTACGAATGGGGTGTAGATCTGGCCCATGCGCTAAGCTGGGACGGCCACTATAACACCGACGGCAAACGCGATTATCAGCGCCAGTCGTACGCCGGAGTGAAAGACGACCGCTATGGAACGCTAACCTACGGTCACCAGTGGGGCATCTACTATTCCGTTATCGGCGTGAAAAGCGATGTCTGGGATAACGATGGTCACGCAGGCGCAACCGGCATTGGCGTTAAGGGTGATTACGACGGTGCAAACCGCCCTAAAAACAGCATCAAATACACCAACGATTTTGGGCCGGTTAAACTTTATGCTAACTATTTGCTGCCCGAAGATGAAACCGGTATTGCCGATAACCGTGCCTACCGCCGTAATCACGGCGCAGGTTTAGGTCTTGATTATAATATTACCAAGAGTTTCACCTTCAGCGCAGCCTATAGCGAAACGGACGCAACAATTAAAGACAGCGATTTTAATCAGAAGGGTTATCACCAGCAGATTTCCGGCACCGCATTAACCTGGCAGCCCGGCAACTGGTATATTGTCGGCACCGCAAGTTATTACAAAGATTTTGTGCCGAGCACGCGTGAAAATACCGTTTCCCATTATTTTGCCGGCAGCGGTTATGGTTTAGAGAGCTTTGTCGGTTATACCTTCAATATTGATAAACCATTCCTGAAGTCTATTCAACCTTACGTCGCCGCGGACTCGCTGCGTCTGAAAGGAGACGAAGATTTCCACGCCAACCATGTTTATCTTGGCGCAGGAACCACCATTGGTTACGGCCTGTCGGTTTACCTGGAGAGAACCCTCGCCAGCAGCTCAGACGGAGAGCCGGACTCGACCTGGCTGACCGTGTTCTACGATTTCTAA